The segment CCGCGCCGGGTTCCGGGCCATCCCCGCCCCCCACGTCGACGCGGCGGGGAACGGGCTGATCAAGACCGACATCACGGGCAACAACTTCACGACCGTCAGCGGTCTGCCCGAGATGGCCCTCGTGTCGCTGTCCGGCATCGGCGGAGCAGGGACCAGCACCCTCACGGGCATCCTGTCCGGGAACAACCTCAACGGCCAGCCCCTGCTGGCCGGGCTGCTGCTGGTGTCCGCCGCCCTCGACTCACCGGCGCCCGGCGGCACCGCTCCCGTTGCCCCGAGCTGCGCCTCCGGCTTCTACGCCGCCTGCGACGACCTCACCATGGCGGGCGACACCGTCACCTCCGACGGCCTCGGCGTGCTCGAGCTGACCGCGTCGGCGGGCCCGGGCAGTTCGCTCACCGACAACGCCGTGAACGGGGGCAAGTACCTGTCCAGCGACCGCAGCGGGTGGGTCAGCGTGGACTGGGCCCTCGGAGACTCACCCGACGGCGACTACGTCCCGTCGGGCGACGCGTCCAACCTGTCGCAGTACTCCAACCTGACCCTGACGGGCGGAGGCGCCGGGCTGCTGAGCCGGGCCCGCTCGGCGGACGGCACCGGCACGAGCAGCCCCTCGATCTCGGGGTCCTCGGTCACCGGGGGAGCCGGCTGGTCCGGCTACCTGCCCGAGGCGGTCAACAACGCGGCGTGGGGCTCCACCCCGCTCGGCGGGTGCGCGGACGAGCCCGGTGCCGGCAACGCGGTCGCCAGCCCGATCCTGAGCGCGGACACCCTGACCGCCATCGGCGCCGGACTGTTCAACGTTCCCCAGTCCTGCGGGGGCACCGCCACGGCCGATCCCCAGATCAGCGGCACCACCATCAACGTCAGCAGGGAGACCGAGAGCAGGGACGGTGGCGAAGGCGTCGCCAACTGGGCCTACGCCCGCGCGGCCGGCTCCTCGGCCGAGGCCAACCCGACGCTGAGCTCCGACAAGATCACGACCCCGTCGGACGACATCGACAACTACGCCTCCTCGGACCAGGGTCCGGCCACGGCCGATCCGACCGTGCAGGGCTCGACGCTGACCTCGGCCCGCGACGACGGCATCGACAACTGGGCCGACAGCGCGCGTCTGAAGGGATCGTCCGGCCCGGCCACGGCCGATCCGGTGTTCTCCTCCACGACCGTCACGGCCGAGGACAACGCCATCGACAACGGGTCGCAGGCCCACCGCGGCGACAGCGCCGCCGAGGCCAGCCCGACCGTCACCGGCTCCAACCTGTCCACCTCGAACGAGGACACCACCGTGTACACCGAGGCGGACCCGAACGGGACCGGAGCCGCCATGGTCAACCCGAGCATCAGCGGCTCGACGATCATCAACAACGGGGACGGTGACGGCATCCATCTGTTCGCCAACCCGCCCTGGAACCACGCGTCGGGGCCGAGCTCGCTCGGTGGGTTCATCTCGGGCACGACGATCACCTCGGCCTGGGACGGGATCGACGTGGAGAGCGCGGGCCGGAACACCACCGACGCGCCGACGATGTTCACCACCACCCTCACCAACGTCGGCCTCACCTCCGGGCGCGGCGACGGACTCGTGGCCAACCTCAAGAACAAGGGCTCGGCCATCTCCAACGACCCGACGTGGAACGGAGGCACCCTGAACGCCCCCGGCGGCGCCGGCATCAAGCTGAAGTCCAACGGCTTCGGCCAGGCTGCCGGGGACGTGATCGAGACCGCCCCGATCATCGACGATGTCCCGATCAACAGCTTCCGGACGGGCGTAAAGCTGGTGGCCACCGACCGGTCGGCCGGCTCCGGCTGGCCGGGCACGGTCCACGTCGGCGGCCATGTGGACGCCAGCCCGATCACGTCGCTCGACCGGTCCGGCATCCAGGCCTATGCCACCTGCGAGGACTGCGCCATCCCGGCGGAGGTCGGCGACGTCGCCGCCAGGGCGGCCACGCCGGCCAGCGGAGCCCTCGTGGACACCTCGCTGAGCGGCACCCCGGTCTCGGCCTACGACTCGGCCGGTGACTTCGAGGCCTACTCGGACGCCGAGGGGGCCGGGGCCGACGTGGGCCCGTCGGTCAAGGGCGTCGTCCCCGGATCGCCGGCCGCCTGGCAGTCGCTCGACAGCACCGCCCTCTTCAGCTCGGCCTACAGTGAGGAGGGTCCGGCCGAGAGTGACCTCGACGTGAGCTCGATCCACGCCAGTGGCGAGGGAGAGTCGGAGCCCGGGGTCGCGGACATCGCGAATCTCGTCTACGCCGACGGAGGTGACGCGACCAACAACGCCAACATAGAGGGCAACGTGCTGGACAACCTCTGGCACAGCAGCGGCGTACCCGCCCTGACCGACTCGGTGTACTCGGAGAGCGGCAGCTCCTTCCGGACCGGTTCGGTGAGCAACAACCAGGTCGCCGACATGCTCGGGTCGAGCGACGGCTGGAGTGATCCCGGCGGGACGGGCATCTACGAGTACATCGGGCGCCCTGAGAACGTGGCCACTGAGTTCCCGAAGCTCACGATCTCGGGGAACACCGTGAGCAACGTGGGTGCCAAGGGCATATGGGTCCAGACGCAGGATGAAGGTCCGACCGGCCAGACGGTCCCCGCCACTGACCCGAGCGCCTTTGCCGTCCATGTGCTGGACAACATCGTCAGCTTCACGGGCGAGGAGGGCATCCTTCTCGACGGCGTCTACTCGGACGTCGAGGGCAACACCCAGAGCTTTGCCGGCCTGGCCGGCACCGCCAGTGGAATGCTCCTCCAGAACGAGAACGATCCGGGCGTGGTGAGCTGCAACGCCTTCTCGGGCAACACCGTGGGTGTGCAGTACGCAGGGAACGGGACCGGTGATCCGGCAACCAACTTCAACAGCTTCGTCGGCTCGAACGGCAGCCCGAACCTGACCTACAACCTGGTTACCGACAACGCCGTCGAACCGGTCGCGGTGAAGCCCAAGGACGTCCGGATGACAAATGCCCGGAGCAACTGGTGGGGCACCCTGGATGGCGAGTCCATCGCGGCCGGGATCCTCGGGAACGTCGACTCCTCCAGCCCGCTCGGCGGATCGCCGATCGGATCTCCGCCCTGCGGTGGCGGGGGCGGCGGGGCCGTCGGAGGCGGCGCCGGCGGCGGGAGCGGTTCACCCGAGCTTCTGCCGTGCTCCAGTGCCCCGTCTCCCGGCACCCTCCCGTCGGCGGGCAACCCGCTGGTGATCAGCGTGGCCGTGCCCGGCGCCACGGACTGCTCGGGCGTGAGCTTCACGCCCAACAACGGCGGCACGTCTCCCAGCGGGTTCAACGTCCTCGGGTTCGGGTCGGTCATCACGGCCCCGCAGGCGTCGGCCGCCTCGCCTCTGGTGCTGAGCTTCTCCTTCCCCGAGGCTTCGCTGCCGGCAGGCATGACGGCGGCCAACGTGGTGGTGTTCAGGGACGGGAGCCCGGTCGCGGCCTGCACCTCCAATCCCGCGACCACGGCCGCCCCCGACCCCTGTGAGGCGTCGGCCACGCTCGCCAACGGCGTCGTGACCATCACCGTCCTGTCCTCGCACGCCAGCACGTGGAGCCTGTCCACCCCGAGTGGGCCGGGCGCCTCCCGTCTGGCCGGCTCGGACAGGGAGGGGACGGCCATTGCGGTGTCCCAGGCGTCGTTCACCAATGGCGGGGCCGGCGCCGTCGTCCTGTCCCAGGCGGGGGACTATCCCGACGCCCTGGCGGGTGTGCCGCTGGCAGTGGCCAAGAAGGCGCCCATCCTGCTCACCTCGCCGACGGCGCTGGACGCGCCGGTGGCGGCTGAGATCCAGCGGGTCCTGCCCGCTGGCGGGACCGTGTACCTGCTCGGCGGCACCTCCGCATTGTCGGACCAGGTGGCGTCGCAGGTGACGGCTCTGGGCTACTCGGTCGTCCGCTACGGAGGGGCGGACCGGTACGCCACCGCCGTGGCCATCGCCTCCGCTCTCGGTTCGGCCAAGCAGGTGCTCCTGGCCGACGGATCCAACTTCCCGGACGCCCTGTCGGCCTCGGCCGCCTCGGGCTCGCCGGGAACGGTGATCCTCCTCACCGCCGGCAGATCCGTACCGTCCGCCACGGCCGGCTTCCTGAAGGCCAACCCGGTACCGGTGTTCGCCGTCGGCGGCCCGGCGGCGGCGGCCGATCCGTCTGCCACCGGCCTGGTGGGCGCGGACCGCTACGCCACGGCCGTGCTGGTGGCCCAGCGGTTCTTCAGCGCTCCCACCGCGGCCGGCCTGGCGACCGGTCTCAACTACCCGGATGCTCTCACTGCGGGGCCCCAGTTGGCCCGGCTGGGCGTCCCACTGCTCCTGTCGGACCCGAGCAGCCTCCCGGCGTCGGTATCGGCCTACCTGGCCGGCGCCAAGTCGACGCTCAAGGGGATCGAGGTCCTCGGGGGCACCTCGGCGCTCAGTCAGTCCGTGCAGGTGGCCGCGCTGACGGCCATCGGCGGATAAGGACGCCGGTCCGGAACCCGGGTGCTCCTCCATATGGCGGGGGGGGAGGGCCCGGGTCCTCCGGCACCAGAGCCGACCGCGCACCAGCTGGGGCCGCGGGACCTTGACCTCGGGCGCCGCCGGCGTCGCCGCCCCCGCCGTGGCCGCGCTCCGGCGGCGCCCGTGGAAGTGGAGTCTCCGGCGTGATGCTGTTGGTTACGAGCCGAGCGTGTCCCAGTCGACGACTGGCAGCTCGCCCTCGCCATGGGCGCCGGCTGTGCCGCTCGCGGTTGAGCTCCGGGCGAGGACCGTCAGACGCTCGTACGGCGCCGACTCGGGGCCGAGCAGCCGCTCCACCCAGCCAAGGGCCGCTTCCGTGTCGACACTGCCCGCCTGCAGCATGGCGGAGATGTCCGGCCAGTCCCGGGGCCGGTTGAACAGCGCCTTGAAGACCGTCAGGTGGGTGGCGGAGATGACCGGGATCTCGGTTCCGAGGAAGGGGACCGGATGGATGTCCTGCTCGACCTCGCCGTGGAAGGCATGTTGGGGGAAGAAGATGTCGACGGGAATTCCGGACTCCCCGTCCCACCACAGCCGGATCTGGCCGTCCCGTCCCACCACCTCCCCGGCCGCGTCGGGTACCGCGACCCCAGTGGGCATGGCGGCCAGCACCCGGGCCGACTCGTCGGTGGGGACGCACACGTTGACGTCGACGTCCCGGGTGGCCCGGGGCTCCTCGACGTAGTACGCCAGCGCCACCGCCCCGCCGAAGCCGTGTCCGATGCGGGCGGAGTCGAGAGCCTCGTGGAGGATGAGGATCCGCTCGGCGAAGGTCGGTGAGTTGCTCATCCCTCCCGAGCGGGGTCCCCGACCAGGTCCGACCATCGGGGCGGGTCGGGTCGGCCTCGCCCGCTGCGCTCGTGCATCTCCGCGAACGGGACGGCGTCGACGAGGCTCAGCACGTCGGCGAAGACGCGGGCGTTGCGCTCCGGGTCGACCCGGGCCCGCCGGACGGCGATCAGGTCGTGACCGGCGGCGTCGAGCAGGCGCTGCAGCATCGCGACCGATGGTTGGTGGCGCCCGTGCTCGTAGTCGCTGATGCGGGACTCCGCCACGCCGCTCTGCTGGGCCAGCTGGCGGACCGACAGCCCCGCCCGGGTCCGGGCCGAGCGCAAGGTGTCCGCGGCGGAGGCCACCGCGGACACCTTACCAAATTTGTAAAACTGCTGAAGGCCGTCTCGTATGACGTGATACTGTCGCTTGTATGACAGTCATGCTGAGCTTCCGGGCCGACGAGGAGGACGTGGCCGAGGCAGATAGGTGGGCCAGTCGGCTCGGCGTCGAACGCTCGCAACTGCTCCGGGAGGCGCTGACCTCTCACCTCGCCCGGTTGGCGGCCGAGTCGGACGCGGGCGCCTACGCGACCCAGCCTGTGACCCCGGAGGAGACGTCCCTGGACGGTGCGGACGATTGGGGGCCCGCCGAGGACTGGGCCGACTGGGCGAATGGGCGGATGGGCGGGACCGTGCAGCGGGGTGAGATCTGGTTCGCCGAGGTTCCGGCAGGTGGGGACCGTCCGGTCCTGGTCCTGACCCGGGGGCCGGTCGCCGACCGCATCGAGCGGGTCGTCGTCGCGGCCCTGACCCGCACGAGGCGTGGCGTCGTGTCGGAGCTGGCCCTGACCGTCGCTGAGGACGATGTCCCGTCGGACTGCGTCGTCTCCTTCGACAACCTCCACACGTTGCCCAGACTCGCCTTCCGCCGACGGATCACATCGTTGTCGGTGCAACGCATGGCCCGGGCCTGCGTGTCCCTACGGGCCGCCCTCGCGTGCTGAGCTCGGGCGGCCCGTAGTCGGAGTTCCTGCTACTGCGTGCCGGCCACCTCCCGCCGGCGGACCACCAGCATCTGGGCCCCGACGACCACGAGCAGCAGGCCGGCCGCCAGCATGGCGAGCTCGTTGCCCCCGGTGAAGGCCAAATGGCCGGCGGGGGTGGCCTGCGAGGTTCCCGTCGGTGCCGCCGCCGACGGGGCTGCTGCGGAGCCCGCCGCCGGCGTCGATCCGCCCTGGAAGGCCGCCTGCGAGCTCACCCCGACCAGGTGGGCGTCGAGGCCCAGGGTGGACAGGCCCGCCAGGGCCGATCCGGTCGGGAGGGCGTCGATCTGGCTCGTCACCGTGGACAGCAGGGTCGACAGCCCCGCCGGCAGGGTGACGGGCAGGGCGTGCGCCGACACGGCATGGGCCCGGACGGCCGGCGCCGCCACGCCCAGGGCCCCGAGCACCTGGTTCAGCTGGGCCTTGAGCTGCGTGGTCAGCGAGTCCGCCAGGCCCTGCAGGCTGATCGGCGCGATGGCCAGGTGCAGGGCCGAGAGCCCGGCGCTGGCCGATGTGGCCCCCGCCGAGGTCGGCGCCGGCGACGAGGTAGAGGTGGGCTGCAGGCCGTCGAGGGTCACCGCGGGCCGGGCCGCCGCCGGCAGCACCGCCAGGGCGCCGGTCAGCTTGGACTCGATGCCGGAGACCAGCTGCCCCAGGGACGAGCACG is part of the Acidimicrobiales bacterium genome and harbors:
- a CDS encoding type II toxin-antitoxin system PemK/MazF family toxin, with the protein product MTVMLSFRADEEDVAEADRWASRLGVERSQLLREALTSHLARLAAESDAGAYATQPVTPEETSLDGADDWGPAEDWADWANGRMGGTVQRGEIWFAEVPAGGDRPVLVLTRGPVADRIERVVVAALTRTRRGVVSELALTVAEDDVPSDCVVSFDNLHTLPRLAFRRRITSLSVQRMARACVSLRAALAC
- a CDS encoding helix-turn-helix transcriptional regulator, which translates into the protein MASAADTLRSARTRAGLSVRQLAQQSGVAESRISDYEHGRHQPSVAMLQRLLDAAGHDLIAVRRARVDPERNARVFADVLSLVDAVPFAEMHERSGRGRPDPPRWSDLVGDPAREG
- a CDS encoding cell wall-binding repeat-containing protein; this encodes MESEKSRVGSRRGRVVRLTIAALAGVVFGAYAMLPAARAGSSGAQTPLAQRPAPASPTVTATVTHNGVLVSWRNVPDNALGFNVFRSDNSAQPLNDDPVLGQSWLDTTAAAGASYTYSVVVASLDDSGQPAASQPDLSAPQGVTTASVGDTLGSATVSLAASFSTSHVPQGALQQSDIPTSLPKWPDVLGSPAQASSVQAPKASPATVPSIALPSNDACSLSELTATVTTLATNATCPSYEIVEDLTVPGGDTLNIAPGTTVFVDDGHSIQVDGTLDVQGTTSSPVVITSADAATAPVDLARPALSAPSPGAWGPIVFDAAPDQAQSQLSYAEISYSSGILSIPAEGSDTGTTVPPSITGGTITNVGGVEPLLGSGLAFVDPSAPVSISGLTYSGLSEPESLLPGNGIAVLSLGPELDVDISSSSVTAGLPLTVVSLPVGEGAPLRAGFRAIPAPHVDAAGNGLIKTDITGNNFTTVSGLPEMALVSLSGIGGAGTSTLTGILSGNNLNGQPLLAGLLLVSAALDSPAPGGTAPVAPSCASGFYAACDDLTMAGDTVTSDGLGVLELTASAGPGSSLTDNAVNGGKYLSSDRSGWVSVDWALGDSPDGDYVPSGDASNLSQYSNLTLTGGGAGLLSRARSADGTGTSSPSISGSSVTGGAGWSGYLPEAVNNAAWGSTPLGGCADEPGAGNAVASPILSADTLTAIGAGLFNVPQSCGGTATADPQISGTTINVSRETESRDGGEGVANWAYARAAGSSAEANPTLSSDKITTPSDDIDNYASSDQGPATADPTVQGSTLTSARDDGIDNWADSARLKGSSGPATADPVFSSTTVTAEDNAIDNGSQAHRGDSAAEASPTVTGSNLSTSNEDTTVYTEADPNGTGAAMVNPSISGSTIINNGDGDGIHLFANPPWNHASGPSSLGGFISGTTITSAWDGIDVESAGRNTTDAPTMFTTTLTNVGLTSGRGDGLVANLKNKGSAISNDPTWNGGTLNAPGGAGIKLKSNGFGQAAGDVIETAPIIDDVPINSFRTGVKLVATDRSAGSGWPGTVHVGGHVDASPITSLDRSGIQAYATCEDCAIPAEVGDVAARAATPASGALVDTSLSGTPVSAYDSAGDFEAYSDAEGAGADVGPSVKGVVPGSPAAWQSLDSTALFSSAYSEEGPAESDLDVSSIHASGEGESEPGVADIANLVYADGGDATNNANIEGNVLDNLWHSSGVPALTDSVYSESGSSFRTGSVSNNQVADMLGSSDGWSDPGGTGIYEYIGRPENVATEFPKLTISGNTVSNVGAKGIWVQTQDEGPTGQTVPATDPSAFAVHVLDNIVSFTGEEGILLDGVYSDVEGNTQSFAGLAGTASGMLLQNENDPGVVSCNAFSGNTVGVQYAGNGTGDPATNFNSFVGSNGSPNLTYNLVTDNAVEPVAVKPKDVRMTNARSNWWGTLDGESIAAGILGNVDSSSPLGGSPIGSPPCGGGGGGAVGGGAGGGSGSPELLPCSSAPSPGTLPSAGNPLVISVAVPGATDCSGVSFTPNNGGTSPSGFNVLGFGSVITAPQASAASPLVLSFSFPEASLPAGMTAANVVVFRDGSPVAACTSNPATTAAPDPCEASATLANGVVTITVLSSHASTWSLSTPSGPGASRLAGSDREGTAIAVSQASFTNGGAGAVVLSQAGDYPDALAGVPLAVAKKAPILLTSPTALDAPVAAEIQRVLPAGGTVYLLGGTSALSDQVASQVTALGYSVVRYGGADRYATAVAIASALGSAKQVLLADGSNFPDALSASAASGSPGTVILLTAGRSVPSATAGFLKANPVPVFAVGGPAAAADPSATGLVGADRYATAVLVAQRFFSAPTAAGLATGLNYPDALTAGPQLARLGVPLLLSDPSSLPASVSAYLAGAKSTLKGIEVLGGTSALSQSVQVAALTAIGG